A stretch of the Apteryx mantelli isolate bAptMan1 chromosome 3, bAptMan1.hap1, whole genome shotgun sequence genome encodes the following:
- the LOC136991699 gene encoding cytochrome P450 2K6-like has translation MDWASLAPAGLVLILILLLVLKRDGFWKNHARRGFPPGPRPLPIIGNLHILDLKRPYRTMLELSKTYGPVFSIQIGQNKTVVLSGYETVKEALVNQAAAFAGRPEIPLIEEATKGLGIIFSRGENWKVMRRFTLTTLRDFGMGKKAIEDFIVEEYRCLANTIEMHKGKPLEMTLMLNAAVANVTVSILLGKRYDYEDPTFKRLLSLVNENVRLLGSPSVSLYNTFPALGFLLKDHKTILNNTDEICAFIKVTFTEHLKTLDRNDQRSFIDTFLVRQQEEKGNANGYFHNDNLTEVVRNLFVAGMETTSSTLRWGLLLMMKYPEIQKKVQEEIERVIGSTPPRIEHRTQMPYTDAVIHEIQRFANILPLNLPHATTADVSLKGYFIPKGTYVIPLLTSVLRDKSQWEKPDVFHPEHFLNSEGKFVKKDAFMPFSAGRRTCAGETLAKMELFLFFTSLLQRFTFHPPAGVSSSDLDLTPAIGLTTPPVTHEVCAVPRS, from the exons ATGGATTGGGCCAGCCTCGCTCCTGCAGGCTTAGTGCTTATCCTCATTCTCCTGCTGGTTCTGAAAAGAGACGGTTTCTGGAAGAACCACGCAAGAAGGGGCTTTCCCCCCGGACCCAGGCCTCTACCCATCATCGGAAATCTGCACATCCTGGATCTGAAGAGGCCTTATCGGACAATGCTAGAG CTGTCCAAAACGTATGGCCCAGTCTTCAGCATTCAGATAGGACAAAATAAAacggtcgtgctgtcaggataTGAAACAGTGAAGGAAGCTCTGGTGAATCAGGCAGCTGCATTTGCAGGGAGACCTGAAATCCCACTCATTGAAGAAGCAACAAAAGGACTCG GAATTATATTTTCTCGTGGAGAAAACTGGAAAGTGATGCGAAGATTTACTCTCACAACCTTACGAGACTTTGGAATGGGCAAGAAGGCCATAGAGGATTTCATCGTGGAGGAGTATAGATGCCTGGCAAACACCATTGAGATGCATAAAG GAAAACCCCTTGAGATGACCCTGATGCTGAATGCAGCTGTTGCTAATGTCACTGTGTCCATATTGCTTGGAAAGAGGTATGACTACGAAGATCCCACATTCAAAAGGCTCCTGTCTTTGGTGAATGAAAATGTCAGGCTTCTTGGAAGTCCATCAGTTTCG CTGTACAACACATTCCCAGCCCTTGGATTCCTCCTGAAGGACCACAAAACCATTTTGAACAACACAGACGAAATTTGTGCTTTTATCAAGGTCACTTTTACAGAACATCTCAAAACCCTCGACAGAAATGACCAGAGGAGCTTCATTGACACTTTTCTTGTCCGACAACAAGAG GAGAAAGGTAACGCCAACGGGTACTTCCATAATGACAACTTAACTGAGGTTGTGAGAAATCTGTTTGTAGCTGGCATGGAGACCACATCCTCCACTTTGCGCTGGGGCCTTCTGCTCATGATGAAATATCCTGAAATTCAGA AAAAAGTCCAAGAAGAGATAGAGCGAGTGATAGGATCAACCCCACCACGAATCGAACATCGAACACAAATGCCATATACGGATGCTGTCATCCATGAAATCCAAAGGTTTGCCAATATCCTGCCGTTGAACTTGCCTCATGCAACTACTGCAGATGTCAGTCTCAAAGGCTACTTCATTCCCAAG GGAACCTATGTCATCCCCTTGCTGACCTCCGTCCTGCGAGACAAATCCCAGTGGGAGAAACCCGACGTGTTCCATCCCGAGCATTTCCTCAACTCTGAGGGGAAGTTTGTAAAGAAAGATGCTTTCATGCCTTTTTCAGCAG GGCGGAGGACCTGCGCTGGGGAGACTCTTGCCAAAATggagctcttcctcttcttcacaaGCCTCCTGCAGCGCTTCACCTTCCACCCTCCCGCTGGAGTTTCTTCTTCAGACCTGGACCTCACTCCTGCCATTGGGCTTACAACCCCCCCAGTGACTCATGAGGTCTGTGCAGTGCCACGTTCCTAG